AAGAACTGCTTGAAGAGAAGGATTCCTGGCTTTTGTGGCAAGTGATCAATAAGGAACTGGAGAATCCGGTTTTCCCGGAAGAGAAGAAGGATAAGCACCGGGCCATTTTGCTCCGCACCGCCCTGTTGGTGCTCTGCGGACGGGAGAAACCAATTGCTTAAACTGAAGGGGTGAGTTGAATGTGGTGTGAACGGTGTAAACAGCGGCCGGCGACGGTTCATGTGACGAAGATCGTCAATAATCACAAGACTGAATCCCACTTGTGCGCGACCTGCGCCCAGGAAAGCGGGATTGATCCCGGTAAAGAACTGGGATTCCTCTTTGAGCCGAACTTTTCTTTCCATAATTTGCTGGCCAGTTTGCTCGAGCATGAATTCGGGCCGGAAAGTGCCTTCTCACCTTACCAGGCGGCGATTGAGAAATGTTCCAGTTGTGGACTGACTTTTACTGACTTTAGGAATATCGGCCTTTTGGGTTGCGGCGATTGCTACCAGGCATTTGGTCGATCCCTCGGGCCGCTTTTCCAACGGATCCATGGGCACGTTAACCATACGGGAAAAGTCCCCAAGCGGACCGGAGGTAAAGTCAGGATTAAAAAAGAGATTGAAGACCTCCGTCGCAGATTGCAGGAGGCCATCCGGCGGGAGGCATATGAAGAAGCCGCCCAGATCCGGGACGAGATTAGAGCTAAAGAAGAAAAGTTAAATAAGGAATAAGCCCAGAGAGGCGACCAATTATAGACGAGTGGTTTTTAGTATCGGAGGTGGACGGATTGGACCTTAAGAAGAGAATGAAAGACTTACTCCCCGGTTGGCTGCACGGGCCGGCACCCGAAGGGGATGTGGTCGTGAGCAGTCGGATCCGTTTGGCCCGTAATTTACAAGGATATTCCTTCCCGCACCAGGCCGATGAGCGAGCGCTGGAGGCGGTTATTACGAAAGTTGAGAACGCTCTGAAAAAGACCGGTTTTACTTTGAAACGTCTGGACGGAATGGCCCAGGGGGAACGGTTGCTTCTGGTCGAACAGTACCTGATCAGTCCTGATTTATTAAAAAACCCGTCCCACCGCGGGGTGATGCTTAACCAGGACCAAACCGTCGCGATTATGCTGAATGAAGAGGACCACATCCGGATTCAAAGTATTCTTCCCGGATTGGCGCTCCACGAAGCCTGGGCGGCGGCCAACCACATTGATGATGTATTAGAGGCAGAGGTGGATTATGCTTTTGCCGAGAAGGTAGGGTATCTGACCACCTGCCCGACAAACGTCGGGACTGGTCTGCGGGCTTCGGTGATGCTGCACCTGCCTGCCCTGCATATGGTGGATCAGGTCAAGAAGGTTCTTTCCGTCCTTCCCCACGTTGGATTTAGCGTACGGGGGATTTATGGCGAGGGTACGGAGTCGACGGGTAATTTGTATCAGATCTCCAACCAGGTTACCTTGGGTTTGAGTGAGGACGAGATTATCGGGAAAATTATCTCCGTGACCAAACAGGTGATTGACCAAGAACGTTCAGCCCGCGAAGCGCTCCTGGCCAAAGAATCCCGCCTGCAGCTGGAAGACCGGGTGTACCGGGCCTATGGGGTTTTGAGTGAAGCACGTTTAATCTCTTCGGAAGAAGCGTTTCGGCTCTGGGATAATGTGTTATTGGGCGTTAATTTAGGGTTAATCCCTGAAGTTAGCGCCGAACAGATTAATGAGTTGTTTTTCCTCATCCGTCCGGCTATTCTCCAACATCTCGTGGGTAAAGACCTTGCTCCGCATGAACGGGATTACTACCGGGCGGAGATTATCCGGAAACATTTGAAAACGAAGCGGGGATAATAACAAAGAAGTCAAAGAGAGGTGAAGATTGATGTTTGAAAGATTTACGGAACGGGCGCGGCGGGTTGTGCTTCATGCGCAAAAGGAAGCGGCCAGGTTAAGACATAATGTGATCGGAACCGAACATCTCCTGCTTGGTCTAGTCAGAGAGGGAGATGGTGTTGCCGCAAAAGCTTTGGAATTATTGGGAGTCGATCTCAATAAAGTCCGGAATGAAGTAGAGAAGATTATCGGCGTGGGGGAAGAGATGGTCTTTGGGGAGGTTCCCTTTACCCCACGGGCCAAACGCGTTCTGGAACTGGCTTGGGATGAGAGCCGGCAGATGGGCCACAATTACGTCGGAACAGAACATATTCTTTTGGGGTTAATCCGTGAGGGCGAGGGGGTCGCCGCCCAGGTGCTGAAGAACCTGGGGGTGGATTTGGAAACCGCCCGCAAACAGGTC
This is a stretch of genomic DNA from Capillibacterium thermochitinicola. It encodes these proteins:
- a CDS encoding protein arginine kinase, yielding MKDLLPGWLHGPAPEGDVVVSSRIRLARNLQGYSFPHQADERALEAVITKVENALKKTGFTLKRLDGMAQGERLLLVEQYLISPDLLKNPSHRGVMLNQDQTVAIMLNEEDHIRIQSILPGLALHEAWAAANHIDDVLEAEVDYAFAEKVGYLTTCPTNVGTGLRASVMLHLPALHMVDQVKKVLSVLPHVGFSVRGIYGEGTESTGNLYQISNQVTLGLSEDEIIGKIISVTKQVIDQERSAREALLAKESRLQLEDRVYRAYGVLSEARLISSEEAFRLWDNVLLGVNLGLIPEVSAEQINELFFLIRPAILQHLVGKDLAPHERDYYRAEIIRKHLKTKRG
- a CDS encoding UvrB/UvrC motif-containing protein, with product MWCERCKQRPATVHVTKIVNNHKTESHLCATCAQESGIDPGKELGFLFEPNFSFHNLLASLLEHEFGPESAFSPYQAAIEKCSSCGLTFTDFRNIGLLGCGDCYQAFGRSLGPLFQRIHGHVNHTGKVPKRTGGKVRIKKEIEDLRRRLQEAIRREAYEEAAQIRDEIRAKEEKLNKE